AAAAGAGCTTGGTTTTAGTGAGGTGATAATAGGTAGCTACGATGAAAATAAGGTAGCAAGTGGCGGTGGTAATTTGCTTAAAAGCGCTGGTATAAAAGTTAAATTTGGCGTTTTAAAAGAGCATTGTGATAAGCTACTTGAGCCATTTTTAGCCTATCAAAATGGTGGATTTAGTTTTTTAAAAATAGCTCTTAGTAAAAATGGCGTGGCAAGTGGTGGCATCATCACAAATGAGCTTAGCCGCACGCATGTCCATAAACTAAGAAGCGTCATAGATACGCTAGTGATCGGCGGCAACACAGTGCGAGTTGATCGCCCAAAGCTTGATAGTAGGCTAGTAAGTGGCGGCAAAAATCCAGATGTCATAATCTACTCAAGAAGTGATAAATTTGATAGGACAATACCACTTTTTAGCGTGTCAGGGCGCAAAGTTAGCATTCAAAAAGAGTTTAATCTAAAAGGACTTTGCATGTTTGAAGGGGCTGGTGAGTTTTTAAAACTTGCAAAAGAGGGCAAGCTAGCAAATGTAAAGTGGCTACTTATCTATCAAAGCTCAAATTTTAAGGATGGTAAAAGCTTGAGCCTTGATCTAAATTTAAAGCCACTATTTAGTGGGAATTTTGGAGACGATAGCTACACCTGGTATGAAATTTTGGATTAAATATCTAAGCCAAAATAGTGCTTGACTAAAAAGCCAATACCAAACGAAATGATCGCAACACCAAAAGTTATCACACACATCTCAATCACTCTTGGTAAAAATTTAAGCTCTTTTGCCACGCTTATGTAAAAGTTGTAAGTGATAATGGCAACAAAGGCAAAGAAAAACATCGACAAGACAGCGTAAACACCACTTGAAAAGATGAAAAATGGAAGTATCAAAAACGCCGTTGTTATGATGTAAGAACCACCTGTGTAGAGCGAATAGGTAAGCGGTTTGATCTCGTCGCTTGGATTTTCTTTTGACTCAAGATATGCTGAGCCAGCCATGGAAAGTGCAGCTGCAATACCCATGATAAGGCCCGTCGCACCAACTGATTTTGTATTTGAAAAAGCTAGAGCGATGCCACTTAGCGTGCCAGTTAACTCAACTAATGCGTCATTCATACCAAGAACAATGCCGCCGGCATTTATGAGCTTTATGTCTTTTAGCATAGAGATTAAATTGTTTTCATGATTTACTTCTTCTTCATAAATATCTTTAGCTTCAGGATACTCATCAACGATACCAAGATAAAATTGCTCTGCGTCTTCTTCACGTGACTCCATAAATTTTAAAGTAAAAGATGTACCAAAAATTTTAACAAGTATCGTGTAG
This is a stretch of genomic DNA from Campylobacter concisus. It encodes these proteins:
- a CDS encoding VIT1/CCC1 transporter family protein, which produces MLDKKRALKQLQNEADDTAIYTLLEASEKNEENKKILRKLITEEKRHYAFCQKITGESRSANLFKVIFYTILVKIFGTSFTLKFMESREEDAEQFYLGIVDEYPEAKDIYEEEVNHENNLISMLKDIKLINAGGIVLGMNDALVELTGTLSGIALAFSNTKSVGATGLIMGIAAALSMAGSAYLESKENPSDEIKPLTYSLYTGGSYIITTAFLILPFFIFSSGVYAVLSMFFFAFVAIITYNFYISVAKELKFLPRVIEMCVITFGVAIISFGIGFLVKHYFGLDI
- the ribD gene encoding bifunctional diaminohydroxyphosphoribosylaminopyrimidine deaminase/5-amino-6-(5-phosphoribosylamino)uracil reductase RibD encodes the protein MNDEFYMDLALSEAWKFQILTYPNPAVGCLILDENWQILSCKAHEKAGYLHAEPTAIFFSLCKKSEKFKKDFIKAYNDKFSSNIKEGEFSLLEPKFTYEFILNNHSNLLKNAKAYVTLEPCSHHGKTPPCANLLKELGFSEVIIGSYDENKVASGGGNLLKSAGIKVKFGVLKEHCDKLLEPFLAYQNGGFSFLKIALSKNGVASGGIITNELSRTHVHKLRSVIDTLVIGGNTVRVDRPKLDSRLVSGGKNPDVIIYSRSDKFDRTIPLFSVSGRKVSIQKEFNLKGLCMFEGAGEFLKLAKEGKLANVKWLLIYQSSNFKDGKSLSLDLNLKPLFSGNFGDDSYTWYEILD